Proteins encoded together in one Flavobacteriales bacterium window:
- a CDS encoding helix-turn-helix transcriptional regulator, whose amino-acid sequence MFHLYPIAPRPMLHERLKELRQVLKFSQDRMAEVLGMSQPAYCNLEKGHTQRLPSEDRLRRLVRRAGVSFDWLFGDPAASAGAHAAEHSCPACDQLRREIELKDRTIRHLLSEVERIQVEGTNPEHLRPRIVR is encoded by the coding sequence ATGTTCCATCTCTACCCCATCGCCCCCAGACCGATGCTGCACGAACGTCTCAAGGAACTGCGCCAGGTGCTCAAGTTCAGTCAGGACCGCATGGCCGAGGTCCTCGGCATGTCCCAACCCGCTTATTGCAACCTCGAGAAGGGCCACACCCAGCGCCTTCCTTCAGAAGACCGACTGCGCCGCCTTGTCCGGCGCGCCGGCGTCAGCTTCGACTGGTTGTTCGGCGATCCCGCAGCGTCCGCCGGTGCCCATGCCGCGGAGCACAGCTGCCCGGCGTGCGACCAGCTCCGCCGCGAGATCGAGCTCAAGGACCGCACCATCCGCCACCTCCTCAGCGAAGTCGAACGCATCCAGGTCGAAGGCACGAACCCCGAGCACCTCCGCCCGCGCATCGTGCGGTGA
- a CDS encoding right-handed parallel beta-helix repeat-containing protein, translating to MEALVVGRKYDHIEIEFRSYRNRMIHSMVGSGSAAVGLTLAAWKEDEYRTMNTKNTSPRPMRHLLCISALLACASTYPQTYYVDANVATSGDGSIGAPFKTIADLNNAVGPISSGESVKLARGGEYPGTITVASGSQNVTIEAYGSGANPLILGTEDIAPSAWTHQGGGLWRINVVDANAQYHLYEGGGLNAVRREPARHPNVGYLRNETYTDGGATGTIELSPGTPLGSVDPIGAQLVCRTRNWQYEHVRVTGLNAQGGLEFQPSLGYDIGTDNWGLFLQGTFALIDQVGEWGTEDIPGTSNDHLYYYTGDLNNPPEGVAISRTERGVRIEAGFNNVTVRNVDFMGQYGAGVTFGQGTGLTIEGCTFNDLRRGIDDRSSSGGVGSGHTLMYNSFTNCHDYALLCKADNTTAEHNTFTQIGIQPEALRLAPNYPGNVFGSYGGASFTGHGYTFRYNLIEQVGNAALSLNGQGLVEYNTIRGALQTLNDAGAIQIDYCDGLELRTNIITEVGDNVGSLETTATEYDNYGAIFYGIYFGDHYIVNTRVDGNTVSDATKGIHVDHNLCSENAIVTNNILFNNDVQLSITDLSNYQDTYMVDDEGAPLPVGCIGDGSFGGMGAGANHRATYSDVYERNILYSLRTDQLCLELGQAWASGYAGTKPLVDFGTFDHNYYCNPFSKVTMGDRVSYNVTGVTQYLSAQVIPYTLEGWRSAKNEDHHSSTSPLHLKDYALTAETPTGINHDDDLDGGVANWTCTGCGSGAETTTVVNGTDLALRSTNCTWVERGCDPLQAEPVDGNNSGAYVFRFKMRAEGVDAMRLAPVFESTYRNEVYFGVSPEWRDHELVVNVTDGGNGDNLYTSWQNLQFGLGATTSCVVDVDDVVVRRATVDPDHYANEVAPNHILRYNNPLEQTMNDPQNVAATGGEVTLGPGCWSDVYGTIYSGSVDLDPWESIVLFKLSGAFDHANGYTVSGDEVWSTDKNIRGSLVVPNGASLTIDGATIGFADSRVDNNPTTNVVVQPGGVLRLVNGALLTSVPGAACDGGMWDGVKVLGNETSVGAGLVEMNSGARIENAYVALLGSNGDPVTLNTSSGAGGRMLLDDAGFVNNVRDVVRYGEQQPVDMVVNNCRFITTRELVDPTLVPLSHVWLLSTGTTSFHGCTFGNLRDDLPSDPEERGVFGIVGLAANVNVEPLAPGEPGNRFVNLFSGVKHYSVNQTTLVVDQNHFEGCSRGVAVVGTPNVTFTRNEVHVRGTEGTGPANYGTYFYNSRSFEYEQNSFLGMDDGALKAGSVFHTIGPYNDEVYKNTYDRFNGSIGTLYSAGLIFSGVNSSADHTSGISWRCNDLSLLHENDHDVGFTDGAGATTVRNTQGTDDEHTTLAGNRYTDLNIDCTNNPDKHLYVEDENINLFYYFHHEQDMAEPFDLRPDCSSPPVDPGMWFTDAGVGYVEGGVEPSCPAHLAQFAPDEDLEDEITWAEEQKEVVEAVYDNWKDGGSTQELLSFVQDPANDSYAVRNALMLAAPSVTFLVWRQVFEREPAMNPWHVAQALIANSPLQREVLDLLEEYDFHPYYEALVLDAQGEGVIMHAMYQSEIAHFAGRHERALGDLTRKALRSGDPVAMANARSWHEAHPAASSTEALVDLCLALSDLERARQVVDSELVASPYRDYWEVQDLYLSLLEDSLGPLDLSPAGQQALLPIALSREHGSGQAQAWMTLLGGGFVEQVVLPNHDQPRAPVHEVRPRVLPPTPFINVHPNPSDGPVVVVCRLPEGAQGGHLLVQDPLGRSIHQQPFHGKVQLLDLDTRTLATGVYTAVLEADGIRIGVAKFELVR from the coding sequence ATGGAAGCGCTGGTGGTAGGACGAAAGTACGATCATATCGAAATCGAATTCCGATCATATCGGAATCGAATGATCCATTCGATGGTCGGATCGGGGAGCGCAGCCGTGGGGCTGACCTTGGCGGCGTGGAAGGAAGATGAATACCGAACCATGAACACCAAGAACACTTCACCCCGACCGATGCGGCACCTCCTGTGCATCAGCGCACTCCTCGCTTGTGCAAGCACGTATCCGCAGACCTACTATGTGGACGCCAATGTGGCCACATCCGGTGATGGCAGTATCGGCGCACCGTTCAAGACGATCGCGGACCTAAATAACGCTGTCGGCCCCATATCGAGCGGAGAGTCCGTGAAACTTGCAAGAGGAGGTGAGTATCCCGGAACGATCACCGTTGCATCAGGCTCGCAGAACGTGACGATCGAGGCTTACGGATCCGGCGCGAACCCTCTGATATTGGGAACGGAGGACATTGCACCAAGCGCATGGACACACCAAGGAGGCGGGCTGTGGCGTATCAATGTGGTCGATGCTAATGCACAGTATCATCTATACGAAGGAGGCGGCCTTAACGCGGTGCGAAGGGAACCTGCTAGACATCCGAACGTGGGTTACCTCCGCAACGAAACCTATACGGACGGGGGAGCAACTGGAACGATCGAACTCAGCCCTGGAACGCCATTGGGCAGTGTTGACCCGATCGGTGCCCAGCTTGTCTGTCGCACACGGAACTGGCAATACGAACATGTACGGGTCACTGGACTAAATGCACAGGGTGGCCTTGAGTTCCAACCGAGCCTTGGGTATGACATCGGGACGGATAACTGGGGCCTATTCCTGCAAGGGACCTTTGCACTGATCGATCAGGTTGGAGAGTGGGGCACCGAGGACATCCCAGGAACAAGTAACGACCACCTGTACTACTACACTGGCGACCTGAACAACCCCCCAGAAGGTGTTGCAATATCAAGGACAGAAAGGGGAGTACGGATCGAAGCAGGGTTCAACAACGTGACTGTGCGCAATGTTGACTTCATGGGACAATATGGAGCCGGTGTCACTTTCGGACAAGGAACCGGATTAACCATTGAGGGCTGCACTTTCAATGACCTGCGGAGAGGAATTGACGACCGTTCAAGTAGCGGCGGCGTGGGGAGCGGGCACACCCTGATGTACAATTCGTTCACCAATTGTCATGACTATGCCCTGCTTTGTAAGGCCGACAATACCACCGCCGAACACAACACATTTACACAGATCGGCATACAACCAGAAGCACTACGACTAGCCCCGAACTATCCGGGTAATGTTTTTGGGAGCTATGGGGGTGCCTCATTTACCGGACATGGATACACCTTCAGGTATAACCTGATCGAGCAAGTCGGAAATGCGGCATTGTCATTGAATGGGCAAGGCTTGGTAGAATACAATACCATACGTGGTGCACTACAGACCCTAAACGACGCGGGAGCTATCCAGATCGACTATTGCGACGGTTTGGAGCTTAGGACAAATATTATAACCGAAGTAGGTGACAACGTGGGAAGTCTAGAAACCACTGCAACCGAGTATGATAACTATGGCGCCATTTTTTACGGAATTTACTTCGGAGATCATTACATCGTGAATACCCGAGTCGACGGAAACACAGTAAGTGATGCCACGAAAGGAATACACGTGGACCATAATCTGTGCAGTGAGAATGCGATAGTGACCAACAATATACTCTTCAATAATGATGTGCAGCTCAGCATTACGGATTTATCAAACTATCAAGACACCTACATGGTGGACGATGAAGGAGCCCCCTTGCCTGTTGGTTGCATAGGGGATGGCTCCTTCGGCGGTATGGGTGCAGGTGCTAACCACAGAGCAACATACTCGGACGTCTATGAACGAAACATCCTGTACTCCCTAAGGACGGATCAGCTCTGCCTTGAACTAGGACAGGCGTGGGCGAGTGGTTATGCGGGAACGAAGCCACTAGTAGACTTCGGAACCTTCGATCATAACTACTATTGCAACCCTTTCAGCAAGGTCACCATGGGGGATCGGGTTTCATACAATGTCACTGGCGTGACCCAGTATCTCAGCGCACAGGTCATCCCATATACCCTAGAGGGGTGGCGCTCAGCCAAGAATGAGGATCATCATTCCAGCACCAGCCCATTGCACCTGAAGGACTATGCGCTTACGGCAGAGACTCCAACGGGCATCAACCATGATGACGATCTTGATGGAGGCGTGGCAAATTGGACCTGCACGGGTTGTGGTAGTGGCGCTGAAACCACAACCGTGGTGAACGGCACCGACCTCGCTCTGCGAAGCACGAACTGCACGTGGGTCGAGCGGGGCTGCGACCCGCTGCAGGCGGAACCTGTCGATGGCAACAATAGCGGGGCCTACGTATTCCGCTTCAAGATGCGGGCCGAAGGGGTGGACGCCATGCGGCTGGCGCCCGTGTTCGAGAGCACCTACCGGAATGAGGTGTATTTCGGTGTTTCACCAGAATGGCGTGACCACGAACTCGTCGTGAACGTGACCGACGGCGGAAACGGTGACAACCTGTATACCAGCTGGCAGAACCTACAGTTCGGTCTGGGAGCGACGACGAGCTGCGTGGTGGACGTGGACGATGTGGTGGTCCGCCGAGCAACCGTGGACCCGGATCACTACGCGAATGAGGTCGCCCCGAACCACATTCTGCGGTACAACAATCCGTTGGAACAGACCATGAACGACCCGCAGAACGTGGCTGCCACCGGCGGTGAGGTGACCTTGGGACCCGGCTGCTGGAGCGATGTGTACGGGACGATCTACAGCGGCAGTGTGGACCTGGATCCTTGGGAGAGCATCGTTCTGTTCAAGCTGAGCGGGGCATTCGACCATGCGAACGGATACACCGTGAGCGGTGATGAGGTCTGGAGCACGGACAAGAACATCCGGGGCAGCCTGGTGGTACCCAATGGGGCCAGCCTGACGATCGACGGAGCCACGATCGGATTCGCCGACAGCCGGGTGGACAATAACCCGACAACGAACGTGGTGGTGCAACCCGGTGGGGTGTTGCGCTTGGTGAATGGCGCGCTGTTGACGAGCGTACCGGGTGCGGCCTGCGATGGCGGGATGTGGGATGGTGTGAAGGTGCTGGGCAACGAGACCTCGGTGGGTGCCGGGCTGGTGGAGATGAACTCGGGTGCGCGGATCGAGAACGCATACGTGGCCTTGCTGGGCAGCAACGGCGACCCGGTGACATTGAATACGAGCAGCGGAGCGGGAGGCCGGATGCTGCTGGATGATGCGGGGTTCGTGAACAACGTGCGGGATGTGGTGCGCTACGGCGAGCAACAACCGGTGGACATGGTGGTGAACAATTGCCGCTTCATCACCACGCGCGAGCTGGTGGACCCGACCCTGGTGCCGCTGTCGCATGTGTGGTTATTGAGCACGGGGACGACGAGTTTCCACGGCTGCACGTTCGGCAACCTGCGTGATGACCTGCCCAGCGATCCGGAGGAGCGTGGAGTCTTCGGGATCGTGGGGCTTGCTGCGAACGTGAACGTGGAACCCCTGGCCCCGGGTGAGCCCGGCAACCGCTTTGTGAACCTGTTCTCCGGGGTGAAGCACTACAGCGTGAACCAGACCACGCTGGTGGTGGACCAGAACCACTTTGAAGGCTGCAGCCGCGGGGTGGCCGTGGTGGGCACACCGAACGTGACCTTCACCCGGAACGAGGTGCATGTGCGCGGCACGGAAGGGACCGGCCCGGCGAACTACGGCACCTACTTCTACAACAGCCGGAGCTTTGAGTACGAGCAGAACAGCTTCTTGGGGATGGACGATGGTGCGCTCAAGGCGGGCAGTGTGTTCCATACCATCGGGCCTTACAACGATGAGGTGTATAAGAACACCTACGACCGGTTCAACGGGAGTATCGGGACACTGTACAGCGCCGGACTCATCTTCAGCGGGGTGAACAGCAGCGCGGACCATACTTCGGGCATCAGCTGGCGGTGCAACGACCTGAGCCTGTTGCATGAGAACGACCACGATGTGGGCTTCACCGATGGGGCGGGTGCGACGACGGTCAGGAATACGCAAGGAACCGATGATGAACATACCACACTGGCCGGAAACCGCTACACCGACCTCAACATCGACTGCACGAACAACCCCGACAAACATCTGTATGTGGAGGATGAGAACATCAATTTGTTCTACTACTTCCACCATGAGCAGGATATGGCAGAGCCTTTCGATCTACGCCCTGATTGTTCGAGTCCACCAGTAGACCCAGGTATGTGGTTCACAGACGCCGGCGTAGGCTATGTTGAAGGAGGAGTCGAACCATCATGCCCTGCCCACCTTGCGCAATTCGCACCCGACGAAGACCTTGAGGATGAGATCACCTGGGCCGAGGAACAGAAGGAGGTGGTGGAAGCGGTGTATGATAATTGGAAGGACGGTGGCAGCACGCAAGAGCTGCTGAGCTTTGTGCAGGACCCGGCGAACGACAGCTACGCGGTGCGGAATGCGCTGATGTTGGCAGCACCGTCGGTGACCTTCCTGGTCTGGCGGCAGGTATTCGAGCGCGAACCGGCCATGAACCCCTGGCATGTGGCCCAGGCGCTGATCGCCAACAGCCCGTTGCAACGGGAGGTGCTGGACCTGTTGGAGGAGTACGACTTTCACCCATATTACGAGGCCTTGGTGCTGGATGCGCAGGGAGAGGGGGTGATCATGCACGCCATGTACCAGAGCGAGATCGCGCATTTCGCGGGCAGGCATGAGCGGGCCCTGGGCGACCTGACGCGCAAGGCCCTGCGCAGCGGGGACCCTGTGGCGATGGCGAATGCGCGGAGCTGGCACGAAGCCCACCCTGCGGCCAGCAGCACCGAGGCGCTGGTGGACCTGTGCCTGGCCCTGAGCGACCTGGAGCGCGCCCGGCAGGTGGTGGATTCGGAACTGGTGGCCTCGCCCTACCGCGACTACTGGGAGGTGCAGGACCTGTATCTGAGCCTGCTGGAGGACAGCCTGGGGCCCTTGGACCTTAGCCCTGCCGGCCAGCAGGCCCTGTTGCCGATCGCGCTGAGCCGCGAACATGGCAGTGGACAAGCACAAGCGTGGATGACCCTGCTAGGCGGTGGATTCGTTGAGCAGGTGGTGCTGCCGAACCACGATCAACCCCGGGCGCCGGTGCACGAGGTACGTCCGCGGGTACTGCCCCCGACACCGTTCATCAATGTACACCCGAACCCGAGCGATGGGCCGGTGGTGGTGGTGTGCCGCCTGCCGGAAGGTGCGCAAGGGGGGCACCTGCTGGTGCAGGACCCCTTGGGACGGAGCATCCATCAGCAGCCCTTCCACGGTAAAGTGCAGCTCTTGGACCTGGATACCCGTACCTTAGCTACCGGCGTGTACACCGCCGTGCTGGAGGCCGATGGCATCCGGATCGGTGTGGCCAAGTTCGAACTGGTGCGATGA
- a CDS encoding peptide MFS transporter, with protein sequence MDFALWSLVIGWAFVLIWVPATLYSQRKIHPKALFVLFFAELWERFSFYGMRALLVLYLTKELFDKMAAGDADARAYGIYGAYNALLYAAPVIGGMLADRAIGFRKAILTGGAFMALGQFILALSSGSTGALHSESVFFLGLAALTVGNGLFKPNISSFLGTFYDRNDTRKDGAYTLFYMGINIGAFLAPLTCGYLGQRVGWHYGFFSAGLGMLLGMVVFFLNFKHLEGKGHAPEAGDAWRFMGIKAFPMTIIGSLIIIPIFSFLINSEGITDWLLFGAGFACLGYLLYTAFTAEDRAEGQRLFVFLILFFFHMIFWVLFEQAGGSINILTDRYVNRAGIEASQFQSVNALFIMLLAPVFNWLWVWLAKNKLEPRTPMKFFYGLLQMAIGYAIIVWGVKVGIANGAGATAIPMGFLIGMYLLHTTGELFLSPVGLSVVTKLSPQKVVGFVMGSWFLSIAFAHKVAGKLGQMIASSATDGADPVAELTGFMDVYLQWGVYVVLGCAAVLLVLTPAMKKWMHGIN encoded by the coding sequence ATGGACTTCGCGCTCTGGAGCCTCGTGATCGGCTGGGCCTTCGTGCTCATCTGGGTACCCGCCACGCTGTACAGTCAACGGAAGATCCACCCGAAGGCGCTCTTCGTGCTCTTCTTCGCCGAGCTCTGGGAGCGCTTCAGTTTCTATGGCATGCGGGCGCTGCTGGTGCTCTACCTCACCAAGGAGCTCTTCGACAAGATGGCGGCCGGCGACGCTGACGCGCGGGCCTATGGCATCTACGGCGCTTACAACGCGCTACTGTACGCCGCACCGGTGATCGGGGGCATGCTGGCCGACCGGGCCATCGGCTTCCGCAAGGCGATCCTCACGGGCGGGGCCTTCATGGCGCTGGGCCAGTTCATTCTGGCGCTGTCGTCCGGCTCCACCGGCGCGCTGCACAGCGAGAGCGTCTTCTTCCTGGGCCTGGCGGCGCTCACCGTGGGCAATGGCCTGTTCAAGCCCAACATCAGCAGCTTCCTGGGCACCTTCTACGACCGCAACGACACGCGGAAGGACGGCGCCTACACGCTGTTCTACATGGGCATCAACATCGGGGCCTTCCTGGCGCCGCTCACCTGCGGCTACCTCGGGCAGCGCGTGGGCTGGCACTACGGCTTCTTCTCGGCCGGCCTGGGCATGCTGCTGGGCATGGTGGTCTTCTTCCTCAACTTCAAGCATCTGGAGGGCAAGGGGCACGCGCCGGAGGCTGGTGATGCCTGGCGCTTCATGGGCATCAAGGCCTTTCCGATGACCATCATCGGGAGCTTGATCATCATCCCGATCTTCAGCTTCCTGATCAACAGCGAAGGCATCACCGACTGGCTGCTCTTCGGAGCGGGCTTCGCCTGCCTGGGCTATCTGCTGTACACGGCCTTCACGGCGGAGGACCGGGCCGAGGGCCAGCGGCTGTTCGTGTTCCTCATCCTCTTCTTCTTCCACATGATCTTCTGGGTGCTGTTCGAGCAGGCCGGCGGTTCCATCAACATCCTCACGGACCGGTACGTGAACAGGGCCGGCATCGAGGCCTCGCAGTTCCAGTCGGTGAACGCGCTCTTCATCATGCTGCTGGCGCCGGTGTTCAACTGGCTGTGGGTGTGGCTGGCCAAGAACAAGCTGGAGCCGCGCACGCCGATGAAGTTCTTCTACGGCCTGCTGCAGATGGCCATCGGCTACGCCATCATCGTGTGGGGCGTGAAGGTGGGCATCGCCAACGGGGCGGGCGCCACGGCCATCCCGATGGGCTTCCTGATCGGCATGTACCTGCTGCACACCACCGGCGAGCTGTTCCTGAGCCCGGTGGGCCTCAGCGTGGTCACCAAGCTGAGCCCCCAGAAGGTGGTGGGCTTCGTGATGGGCAGCTGGTTCCTCAGCATCGCCTTCGCCCACAAGGTGGCCGGCAAGCTGGGGCAGATGATCGCCAGCAGCGCCACCGATGGGGCCGACCCCGTGGCCGAGCTCACCGGCTTCATGGACGTGTACCTGCAGTGGGGCGTGTACGTTGTGCTGGGCTGCGCCGCGGTGCTGCTGGTGCTGACGCCCGCGATGAAGAAGTGGATGCACGGCATCAACTGA
- a CDS encoding DUF1720 domain-containing protein, which translates to MPNAAVPPPLHRCTIPPFNLGLKPQATSLKPPASSLKLPASSLQPQATGLKPPASSLKLPATGLKPQASSFRPPATRGERPSPPV; encoded by the coding sequence GTGCCAAACGCTGCGGTCCCGCCCCCCCTGCACCGTTGCACCATTCCACCATTCAACCTTGGCCTCAAGCCTCAAGCTACCAGCCTCAAGCCTCCAGCCTCAAGCCTCAAGCTACCGGCCTCAAGCCTCCAGCCTCAAGCTACCGGCCTCAAGCCTCCAGCCTCCAGCCTCAAGCTTCCGGCTACCGGCCTCAAGCCTCAAGCCTCAAGCTTCCGGCCTCCAGCCACTCGCGGTGAACGCCCAAGCCCTCCTGTTTAG
- a CDS encoding peptide MFS transporter: protein MPRKHPSGLPFLFLTEMWERFGYYLMIGIFQLYLTDPLSTGGMAMDRKDAADIYGTFIAFVFLTPFLGGLLADRVLGYTRSIFLGGTLMGLGYIGLALPGMAAFYTSLALIILGNGFFKPNISTLLGNLYNDDAYRARKDSGYNIFYMGINVGASICNLFAAYMRNRYGWGEAFATAGVGMFIGLIVFAIGLKHYRHADVKKPAQKEDMALSRVFATVFLPAIIVGIGAWTIPGNVFGSDSTDAFIFATIPVIIFYVGLWIRASVADKAPLAALLAIFGVSVMFWAVFKQNGTALTTWAQFYTDREIPAAVQPAAESLYLAEPVVYADDSVTAYDDNFKVVKVDGKEVREWGRPVYFKNLQAELRPAEGDTVYLYNTELFQSVNPLWVILLTPVVVAFFAWLKRRGREPNTATKIAWGLLVSALSTLVMVAAVYVCHNGEMKASAWWLVACYGVVTIGELFLSPMGLSLVSKVSPKRLTALMMGGWFLSTSIGNKLSGILATLWDGYAHKSSFFLVNFALLGAAAVALFLMLRWLNKTIAEH, encoded by the coding sequence ATGCCCCGCAAGCACCCCAGCGGCCTGCCCTTCCTGTTCCTCACCGAGATGTGGGAGCGGTTCGGGTACTACCTGATGATCGGCATCTTCCAGCTGTACCTCACCGACCCCCTGAGCACGGGAGGCATGGCGATGGACCGCAAGGACGCGGCCGACATCTACGGCACCTTCATCGCCTTCGTCTTCCTCACCCCCTTCCTGGGCGGGCTGCTGGCGGACCGGGTGCTGGGCTACACGCGGAGCATCTTCCTGGGCGGCACGCTGATGGGGCTCGGTTACATCGGTCTCGCGTTGCCGGGCATGGCGGCCTTCTACACCTCGCTGGCGCTGATCATCCTGGGCAACGGCTTCTTCAAGCCCAACATCAGCACGCTGCTCGGCAACCTGTACAACGACGACGCCTACCGGGCCCGCAAGGACAGCGGCTACAACATCTTCTACATGGGCATCAACGTGGGGGCGAGCATCTGCAACCTGTTCGCCGCCTACATGCGCAACCGTTACGGCTGGGGCGAGGCCTTCGCCACGGCGGGCGTGGGCATGTTCATCGGCCTCATCGTGTTCGCCATCGGGCTGAAGCACTACCGCCACGCCGACGTGAAGAAGCCCGCGCAGAAGGAGGACATGGCCCTGTCGCGGGTGTTCGCCACGGTGTTCCTGCCGGCCATCATTGTGGGCATCGGCGCGTGGACCATCCCGGGCAACGTGTTCGGCAGCGACAGCACGGACGCCTTCATCTTCGCCACCATCCCGGTGATCATCTTCTACGTGGGCCTGTGGATCCGGGCGAGCGTGGCGGACAAGGCGCCGCTGGCGGCCCTGCTGGCCATCTTCGGCGTGAGCGTGATGTTCTGGGCGGTGTTCAAGCAGAACGGCACGGCCCTCACCACCTGGGCGCAGTTCTACACCGACCGCGAGATCCCCGCCGCCGTGCAGCCGGCCGCCGAGTCGCTCTACCTGGCCGAGCCGGTGGTGTACGCCGACGACTCGGTGACGGCCTACGACGACAACTTCAAGGTGGTGAAGGTGGACGGCAAGGAGGTGAGGGAATGGGGCCGGCCGGTGTACTTCAAGAACCTGCAGGCCGAGCTGCGGCCGGCCGAGGGCGACACCGTGTACCTGTACAACACCGAGCTGTTCCAGAGCGTGAACCCCCTGTGGGTGATCCTGCTGACGCCGGTGGTGGTGGCCTTCTTCGCGTGGCTGAAGCGGCGCGGCCGCGAGCCCAACACCGCCACCAAGATCGCCTGGGGCCTGCTGGTGAGCGCGCTGAGCACCCTGGTGATGGTGGCCGCGGTGTACGTGTGCCACAACGGCGAGATGAAGGCCAGCGCGTGGTGGCTGGTGGCGTGCTACGGCGTGGTCACCATCGGCGAACTGTTCCTAAGCCCGATGGGCCTGAGCCTGGTGAGCAAGGTGAGCCCCAAGCGCCTCACCGCCCTGATGATGGGCGGCTGGTTCCTCAGCACCAGCATCGGCAACAAGCTCAGCGGCATCCTGGCCACGCTGTGGGACGGCTATGCGCACAAGAGCAGCTTCTTCCTGGTGAACTTCGCCCTGCTGGGCGCCGCCGCCGTGGCCCTCTTCCTCATGCTCCGCTGGCTCAACAAGACCATCGCCGAACACTGA
- a CDS encoding peptide MFS transporter: MSQTLTLDQIRTFEGKYPRQLWALFFTEMWERFCFYGMRGMLTVFMVSQLMLDDRTANLQYGAIQAFVYAFTFIGGVFADKVLGFRKSLLWGALLMIVGGLVIAVSPTELFYIGICFSIIGTGFFKPNISTMVGQLYHADDSRRDAGFSLFYAGINLGALLGGILMVYVGKYHSWSWAFALVGVVMTISLINFLYTQRSLGPIGLSPLHPDMPVNRRKLYEIATYIGSLVAIPFILLLVTNTAYTDMFMYLIGPATLVYLGWEMRTFSAAENKRLLAALVFILFSVLFWAFFEQSGGSLSLFALNNLKHSLLGIPMDPNVVNNSSNSLFVIAFAAPLGILWVWLAKRKLEPNSVVKFGLGFLLLALAFYVFYATIFFADADGVTSLDLFTLGYFVITFGELCLSPIGLSLMTKLSPQGVQGLMMGMWFLASAYGQYVAGLLGAGMSIVGEEATNMAKLQSYTDGYLQLGLYALVAGVVLIALSPVVRRLMRGVH; this comes from the coding sequence ATGTCGCAGACCCTGACGCTCGACCAGATCCGCACCTTCGAGGGCAAGTACCCCCGCCAGCTGTGGGCGCTCTTCTTCACCGAGATGTGGGAGCGCTTCTGCTTCTACGGCATGCGCGGCATGCTCACCGTGTTCATGGTGAGCCAGCTGATGCTGGACGACCGCACGGCCAACCTGCAGTACGGCGCCATCCAGGCCTTCGTGTACGCCTTCACCTTCATCGGCGGGGTGTTCGCCGACAAGGTGCTGGGCTTCCGCAAGTCGCTGCTGTGGGGCGCCCTGCTGATGATCGTGGGCGGGCTGGTGATCGCCGTGTCGCCCACCGAGCTCTTCTACATCGGCATCTGCTTCAGCATCATCGGCACGGGCTTCTTCAAGCCCAACATCAGCACCATGGTGGGGCAGCTCTACCACGCCGACGACAGCCGCCGCGACGCGGGCTTCAGCCTGTTCTATGCCGGCATCAACCTGGGGGCGCTGCTGGGCGGCATCCTCATGGTGTACGTGGGCAAGTACCACAGCTGGAGCTGGGCCTTCGCGCTGGTGGGCGTGGTGATGACCATCAGCCTCATCAACTTCCTGTACACCCAGCGCTCCCTGGGCCCCATCGGCCTCAGCCCGCTGCACCCGGACATGCCGGTGAACCGCCGCAAGCTGTACGAGATCGCCACCTACATCGGCTCCCTCGTGGCCATCCCCTTCATCCTGCTGCTGGTGACCAACACGGCGTACACCGACATGTTCATGTACCTCATCGGTCCGGCCACGCTGGTGTACCTGGGCTGGGAGATGCGCACGTTCAGCGCGGCGGAGAACAAACGGCTGCTGGCCGCCCTGGTGTTCATCCTGTTCTCGGTGCTGTTCTGGGCCTTCTTCGAGCAGAGCGGCGGCAGCCTCAGCCTGTTCGCGCTGAACAACCTGAAGCACAGCCTGCTGGGCATCCCCATGGACCCCAACGTGGTGAACAACAGCTCCAACTCGCTCTTCGTGATCGCGTTCGCGGCGCCGCTGGGCATCCTGTGGGTGTGGCTGGCCAAGCGCAAGCTGGAGCCCAACAGCGTGGTGAAGTTCGGCCTGGGCTTCCTGCTGCTGGCCCTCGCCTTCTACGTGTTCTACGCCACCATCTTCTTCGCCGATGCGGACGGGGTGACCTCCCTGGACCTCTTCACCCTGGGCTACTTCGTGATCACCTTCGGGGAGCTGTGCCTGAGCCCGATCGGCCTGTCGCTGATGACCAAGCTCAGCCCGCAGGGCGTGCAGGGCCTGATGATGGGCATGTGGTTCCTGGCCAGCGCCTACGGCCAGTACGTGGCGGGGCTCCTCGGGGCGGGCATGAGCATCGTGGGCGAGGAGGCCACCAACATGGCCAAGCTGCAGAGCTACACGGACGGCTACCTGCAGCTGGGGCTGTACGCCCTGGTGGCCGGGGTGGTGCTGATCGCGCTGAGCCCCGTGGTGCGCCGCCTGATGCGGGGCGTCCATTGA